One stretch of Microvirga lotononidis DNA includes these proteins:
- a CDS encoding response regulator transcription factor, giving the protein MRLLVVEDDKTLNKQIVTALEQAGYAVDTAMDGEEGQFLGETEPYDAIILDLGLPKVDGVSVLTAWRRDGRKTPVIILTARDRWSDKVQGFDAGADDYVTKPFHMEELLARVRALLRRSAGHATSEIACGPVKLDTRSGRVAVDGNPVKLTSHEYRLLSYLMHHTGRIVSRGELTEHLYDQDFDRDSNTIEVFIGRLRKKLGVDIIQTVRGLGYLLDAGQTKT; this is encoded by the coding sequence GTGCGCCTACTCGTTGTCGAGGACGACAAAACCCTCAATAAGCAGATCGTGACTGCCCTCGAGCAGGCAGGCTACGCGGTGGATACCGCCATGGACGGCGAGGAGGGGCAGTTCCTCGGCGAGACCGAGCCCTACGACGCCATCATCCTCGACCTCGGTCTTCCCAAGGTGGATGGCGTGTCGGTCCTGACCGCCTGGCGGCGCGACGGGCGCAAGACCCCCGTGATCATCCTCACGGCCCGCGATCGCTGGAGCGACAAGGTCCAGGGCTTCGACGCCGGGGCCGACGATTATGTCACGAAGCCTTTCCACATGGAGGAGCTTCTTGCCCGCGTCCGGGCGCTTCTGCGGCGCTCGGCCGGCCATGCCACGAGCGAAATCGCCTGCGGCCCCGTGAAGCTCGATACCCGCTCCGGCCGCGTGGCCGTGGACGGCAACCCGGTGAAGCTCACGTCCCATGAGTACCGGCTCCTGTCCTACCTCATGCACCATACGGGCCGCATCGTCTCGCGGGGCGAGCTGACCGAGCATCTCTACGACCAGGATTTCGACCGGGATTCGAACACCATCGAGGTCTTCATCGGCCGCCTGCGCAAGAAGCTCGGCGTCGACATCATCCAGACCGTTCGAGGCTTGGGCTACCTCCTCGACGCGGGCCAGACCAAGACGTGA